From the genome of Mycetocola spongiae, one region includes:
- a CDS encoding aldo/keto reductase — MTTNPAIPTLTLNSGFTIPQLGFGVFKVDPEETERIVSDALEVGYRHIDTAAIYGNEEGVGRAIAASGIPREQLFITTKLWNDNQGTESAHRALDESLGKLGLDYVDLYLIHWPTPARDRYLESWLALEQLAAAGKTRSIGVSNFLVEHLTRVIEGSSTVPAVNQIELHPAYQQREVTGFGREHGILTEAWGPLGQGKYPLFEEDAVASAAAAHGKSPAQVVIRWHLQIGNIVFPKSNSRERIAENFDVFDFELSDAEVAAITALERDGRVSAHPLEVN; from the coding sequence ATGACCACAAATCCCGCCATCCCCACGCTCACCCTGAACTCCGGTTTCACCATCCCCCAGCTCGGTTTTGGTGTCTTTAAGGTAGACCCCGAGGAGACCGAACGCATCGTCAGCGACGCCCTCGAGGTGGGCTATCGCCATATCGATACCGCCGCGATCTACGGCAACGAGGAGGGTGTGGGCCGCGCCATCGCCGCCTCCGGCATCCCCCGCGAGCAGCTCTTCATCACCACCAAGCTCTGGAACGACAACCAGGGCACCGAATCCGCGCACCGCGCGCTCGATGAGAGCCTCGGCAAGCTGGGCCTCGACTATGTGGACCTCTACCTCATCCACTGGCCCACCCCCGCGCGCGATCGCTATCTGGAAAGCTGGCTCGCCCTGGAGCAGCTCGCCGCCGCCGGAAAGACCCGCTCGATTGGCGTCTCCAATTTCCTCGTGGAGCACCTCACCCGGGTGATCGAGGGCAGCTCCACGGTGCCCGCCGTGAACCAGATCGAGCTGCACCCCGCCTATCAGCAGCGCGAGGTCACCGGCTTTGGCCGCGAACACGGCATCCTCACCGAGGCCTGGGGCCCCCTGGGTCAGGGCAAATATCCGCTCTTCGAGGAGGACGCGGTGGCCTCGGCGGCCGCCGCCCACGGCAAGTCCCCCGCCCAGGTTGTCATTCGCTGGCACCTGCAGATCGGCAATATTGTCTTCCCGAAGTCCAATAGCCGCGAGCGTATCGCCGAGAACTTCGACGTCTTCGATTTTGAACTCAGCGACGCCGAGGTGGCTGCCATCACCGCCCTCGAGCGCGATGGCCGCGTGAGCGCCCACCCGCTCGAGGTGAACTAA
- a CDS encoding TetR/AcrR family transcriptional regulator, whose amino-acid sequence MRTRILQITADLLAQSATADVSTRAVCEAAGIQQPTLYRMFGDKNGLIAAAVDYGFGSYLEGKRAAVPSADPVADLISGWDGHTAFALDHPNLYRLMYAPGLTVVPEAVGEAHALLRAVIERCAAAGRLRVPAETATRMVMSANSGVALSLITRPEAYPDPAISAAVRDALLADILTPAGADHPAAGAGGLAGAAITLAARLDESAGTPEGAILSPAERALLGEWLRLLSAPENP is encoded by the coding sequence ATGCGCACACGGATCCTGCAAATCACCGCCGACCTGCTGGCCCAGTCCGCGACCGCCGATGTGTCCACGCGCGCGGTCTGCGAGGCCGCGGGCATTCAGCAGCCCACGCTGTATCGGATGTTTGGTGATAAAAACGGCCTGATCGCGGCGGCCGTGGACTATGGTTTTGGCTCCTATCTGGAGGGGAAGCGCGCGGCCGTACCCTCCGCGGATCCCGTGGCCGACCTGATCTCCGGCTGGGACGGGCATACGGCATTTGCCCTCGACCACCCCAATCTCTATCGGCTGATGTATGCCCCCGGACTCACCGTGGTACCCGAGGCCGTGGGCGAGGCGCATGCCCTCCTGCGCGCCGTCATCGAGCGCTGCGCCGCGGCCGGCCGGCTGCGGGTGCCCGCCGAGACGGCGACCCGCATGGTGATGTCCGCCAATAGCGGGGTGGCGCTCTCCCTCATCACCCGCCCCGAGGCCTATCCCGATCCCGCAATCTCCGCGGCGGTGCGCGATGCGCTCCTCGCGGATATCCTCACCCCCGCGGGCGCGGACCACCCCGCCGCGGGCGCGGGGGGCCTGGCCGGGGCCGCAATCACCCTCGCCGCGCGGCTGGACGAATCCGCGGGCACCCCCGAGGGGGCCATCCTCAGCCCCGCCGAGCGCGCGCTCCTCGGCGAATGGCTGCGCCTACTCTCCGCCCCCGAGAACCCCTAA
- a CDS encoding META domain-containing protein, with amino-acid sequence MGTWVTGESYPTLSAPPYLTIEDGGDWTSSDGCNTVTGTWDLGKTGDLTVTAGPSTLIACEGAPLPLFMSTAARAELREGKLVLIDAEKKELVTLETGTAPSTDPAAGGSEVLDVAGTWSAEAPAAGAAPTLILEAGGRLGGSDGCNSLIGDWNIQGDTLTFGAIGSTRMACEGVDTWLSAAATGTVDGDTLTVLDAAGNEIGHLTRR; translated from the coding sequence GTGGGTACCTGGGTTACCGGCGAAAGCTATCCCACCCTGAGCGCACCGCCCTATCTGACCATCGAGGACGGCGGCGATTGGACCAGCTCCGATGGCTGTAATACCGTCACCGGAACCTGGGATCTGGGCAAGACCGGGGACCTCACCGTCACGGCCGGCCCCAGCACGCTGATCGCCTGCGAGGGCGCACCGCTGCCCCTCTTTATGTCCACCGCCGCGCGCGCCGAGCTGCGCGAGGGCAAGCTGGTGCTGATCGATGCCGAGAAGAAGGAACTGGTGACCCTGGAAACCGGAACCGCGCCGAGCACCGATCCCGCCGCGGGCGGCTCCGAGGTCCTCGACGTGGCCGGCACCTGGAGCGCCGAGGCCCCCGCCGCGGGTGCCGCACCCACCCTGATCCTGGAGGCCGGCGGCCGCCTCGGCGGAAGCGATGGCTGTAACTCGCTGATCGGCGACTGGAATATCCAGGGCGATACCCTCACCTTTGGGGCGATCGGCTCGACCCGGATGGCCTGCGAGGGCGTGGATACCTGGCTCTCCGCCGCCGCCACCGGAACCGTGGACGGCGATACCCTCACCGTTCTGGACGCCGCCGGAAACGAGATCGGCCACCTCACCCGCCGGTAG